In Tenebrio molitor chromosome 6, icTenMoli1.1, whole genome shotgun sequence, one genomic interval encodes:
- the LOC138132518 gene encoding UDP-glucosyltransferase 2-like isoform X2, with protein MHCHFYLFIILTYVVSHQEAANILGISHVPSSSHFFLFQSLLRRLAEKGHNVDIATHFVSSENPEGYNQLSLIGSLPLLINNISINVVKSLSDSDVIYFMTKVCGVEACSLTLQTPALQDLKKSKKKYDLVITEIFGSDCMLGFGHFFDVPTISLVTSTLLPWAAERIGNPDNPSYIPSHFFSSAGNLYERLENTIKLLLSKFLYAYFSSEESNEIAKEFFGSNMPSLEKLAKNTSLIITNNYFSIKQIIPAVPNLIEIGGMHIREPKILSKYFENLLSTDTKGIIYLTMGSMVLSESFDNDKLQEMFDAFVELPYKVLWKADREKLPKSLKIPENIHFEKWMPQIEILCHPNVKLFVTHGGLLSGQESVYCGVPRLGIPIFSDQFNNIRAAEKMGVAIKVAYHEISKEKILKAARKLLDDPVYKENSERASRLFKDRPMSPLDTAVYWVEYVIRHRGASHLRNVGADLSWYRYYLGDVIVVLCISFLTLLMVVVFLKFVILF; from the exons ATGCATtgccatttttatttgtttattattttaacttaCGTGGTGTCACATCAAGAAGCGGCGAACATTCTTGGTATCTCTCATGTGCCCTCCAGCAGTCATTTCTTTCTATTCCAGAGTTTGTTGAGACGTCTTGCAGAAAAAGGCCATAATGTAGATATAGCAACGCATTTTGTATCAAGTGAGAACCCAGAAGG ATATAATCAGCTTAGTTTGATTGGAAGCCTTCcccttttaattaataatatttccaTCAACGTTGTTAAAAGTCTTTCTGATtctgacgtaatttattttatgacaAAAGTATGTGGAGTAGAGGCATGCTCACTCACACTTCAGACACCAGCATTACAAGATTTGAAGAAATCTAAGAAGAAATATGATTTGGTCATTACCGAAATATTCGGATCTGATTGTATGCTAGGATTTGGACACTTCTTCGACGTACCTACAATATCTCTTGTTACAAGTACATTGTTGCCATGGGCGGCTGAGAGAATCGGAAATCCTGACAATCCATCTTACATACCCAGTCATTTTTTCAGTTCTGCTGGAAATTTATATGAAAGGCTGGAAAATACGATTAAGTTATTGCTATCCAAATTTTT GTATGCCTATTTTTCTTCCGAAGAATCAAATGAAAttgcaaaagaattttttggatcAAATATGCcaagtttggaaaaattagCTAAAAATACCAGTCTTATTataacaaataactattttagtaTTAAACAGATTATTCCTGCAGTACCAAATTTGATTGAAATAGGAGGAATGCACATACGTGAACCTAAAATACTATCAAAA TATTTCGAAAATTTGCTTAGTACCGACACGAaaggaataatttatttaacaatggGATCAATGGTTTTGTCTGAATCTTTTGACAACGACAAACTCCAAGAAATGTTTGACGCTTTTGTGGAACTGCCATATAAAGTTTTATGGAAAGCCGATCGGGAGAAACTTCCAAAAAGTCTAAAAATCCctgaaaatattcatttcgAAAAGTGGATGCCACAAATAGAGATTTTAT GTCACCctaatgttaaattatttgttacaCATGGCGGTCTATTGAGTGGTCAAGAGTCTGTTTACTGCGGTGTTCCGAGATTAGGtattccaattttttcagATCAATTTAACAATATTCGTGCTGCGGAGAAAATGGGAGTTGCAATAAAAGTTGCTTATCATGAAATCAGCAAGGAGAAAATACTCAAAGCAGCCCGTAAATTATTGGACGATCCCGT GTATAAAGAAAATTCTGAGCGAGCCTCCAGATTATTTAAAGATCGTCCAATGTCTCCACTAGATACAGCAGTTTATTGGGTAGAATATGTCATCAGACACCGTGGAGCTTCTCACTTACGAAACGTGGGGGCTGATTTGTCTTGGTATCGTTACTATTTAGGAGACGTTATTGTTGTTTTATGTATAAGTTTTCTTACATTATTAATGGTCGTTGTTTTTCTGAAGTTTGTCattcttttttga
- the LOC138132518 gene encoding UDP-glucosyltransferase 2-like isoform X1 — translation MHCHFYLFIILTYVVSHQEAANILGISHVPSSSHFFLFQSLLRRLAEKGHNVDIATHFVSSENPEGYEQYDFSNKNITRLLCLKFNWSNKMWYSVNINFKKFLYIFRYNQLSLIGSLPLLINNISINVVKSLSDSDVIYFMTKVCGVEACSLTLQTPALQDLKKSKKKYDLVITEIFGSDCMLGFGHFFDVPTISLVTSTLLPWAAERIGNPDNPSYIPSHFFSSAGNLYERLENTIKLLLSKFLYAYFSSEESNEIAKEFFGSNMPSLEKLAKNTSLIITNNYFSIKQIIPAVPNLIEIGGMHIREPKILSKYFENLLSTDTKGIIYLTMGSMVLSESFDNDKLQEMFDAFVELPYKVLWKADREKLPKSLKIPENIHFEKWMPQIEILCHPNVKLFVTHGGLLSGQESVYCGVPRLGIPIFSDQFNNIRAAEKMGVAIKVAYHEISKEKILKAARKLLDDPVYKENSERASRLFKDRPMSPLDTAVYWVEYVIRHRGASHLRNVGADLSWYRYYLGDVIVVLCISFLTLLMVVVFLKFVILF, via the exons ATGCATtgccatttttatttgtttattattttaacttaCGTGGTGTCACATCAAGAAGCGGCGAACATTCTTGGTATCTCTCATGTGCCCTCCAGCAGTCATTTCTTTCTATTCCAGAGTTTGTTGAGACGTCTTGCAGAAAAAGGCCATAATGTAGATATAGCAACGCATTTTGTATCAAGTGAGAACCCAGAAGGGTATGAACAATAcgatttttctaataaaaacaTAACAAGACTTCTCTgtctaaaatttaattggtcCAACAAAATGTGGTACTCTGTAAATatcaactttaaaaaattcctttaTATTTTCAGATATAATCAGCTTAGTTTGATTGGAAGCCTTCcccttttaattaataatatttccaTCAACGTTGTTAAAAGTCTTTCTGATtctgacgtaatttattttatgacaAAAGTATGTGGAGTAGAGGCATGCTCACTCACACTTCAGACACCAGCATTACAAGATTTGAAGAAATCTAAGAAGAAATATGATTTGGTCATTACCGAAATATTCGGATCTGATTGTATGCTAGGATTTGGACACTTCTTCGACGTACCTACAATATCTCTTGTTACAAGTACATTGTTGCCATGGGCGGCTGAGAGAATCGGAAATCCTGACAATCCATCTTACATACCCAGTCATTTTTTCAGTTCTGCTGGAAATTTATATGAAAGGCTGGAAAATACGATTAAGTTATTGCTATCCAAATTTTT GTATGCCTATTTTTCTTCCGAAGAATCAAATGAAAttgcaaaagaattttttggatcAAATATGCcaagtttggaaaaattagCTAAAAATACCAGTCTTATTataacaaataactattttagtaTTAAACAGATTATTCCTGCAGTACCAAATTTGATTGAAATAGGAGGAATGCACATACGTGAACCTAAAATACTATCAAAA TATTTCGAAAATTTGCTTAGTACCGACACGAaaggaataatttatttaacaatggGATCAATGGTTTTGTCTGAATCTTTTGACAACGACAAACTCCAAGAAATGTTTGACGCTTTTGTGGAACTGCCATATAAAGTTTTATGGAAAGCCGATCGGGAGAAACTTCCAAAAAGTCTAAAAATCCctgaaaatattcatttcgAAAAGTGGATGCCACAAATAGAGATTTTAT GTCACCctaatgttaaattatttgttacaCATGGCGGTCTATTGAGTGGTCAAGAGTCTGTTTACTGCGGTGTTCCGAGATTAGGtattccaattttttcagATCAATTTAACAATATTCGTGCTGCGGAGAAAATGGGAGTTGCAATAAAAGTTGCTTATCATGAAATCAGCAAGGAGAAAATACTCAAAGCAGCCCGTAAATTATTGGACGATCCCGT GTATAAAGAAAATTCTGAGCGAGCCTCCAGATTATTTAAAGATCGTCCAATGTCTCCACTAGATACAGCAGTTTATTGGGTAGAATATGTCATCAGACACCGTGGAGCTTCTCACTTACGAAACGTGGGGGCTGATTTGTCTTGGTATCGTTACTATTTAGGAGACGTTATTGTTGTTTTATGTATAAGTTTTCTTACATTATTAATGGTCGTTGTTTTTCTGAAGTTTGTCattcttttttga
- the LOC138132516 gene encoding UDP-glucosyltransferase 2-like isoform X3, which yields MWSRQICCYSVNINFMKFFYIFRYNQLSLSGSLPLLNNNVSVNVVESLSDSDVINFMIKGGVRACTATLQTPVLQDLKKSKKKYDLVITEIFGSDCMLGFGHFFDVPTVSLITSTLLPWAAERIGNPDNPSYIPSYFFSSAGNLYERLENTIKLLLSKFLYAYFSSKESNKIAKEFFGTNMPSLEKLAKNTSLIITNNYFSSKQIVPAVPNVIEIGGMHIREPKAPSKYFENLLSTDTKGIIYLTMGSMVLTETFDNDKLQGMFDAFMELPYKVLWKADREKLPKSLKIPENIHFENWMPQIDILCHPNVKLFVTHGGLLSDQESVYCGVPRLGIPIFSDQFNNIRAAEKMGLAIKVAYHEIGKEKILKAARKLLEDPVYKENSERASRLFKDRPMSPLDTAVYWVEYVIRHRGASHLRNVGADLSWYRYYLGDVVLCISFLTLLMVVVFLKFVILF from the exons ATGTGGAGCAGACAAATATGTTGTTACTCTGTAAATATCAACTTTATGAAattcttttatattttcagATATAATCAGCTTAGTTTGAGTGGAAGCCTTCcccttttaaataataatgtttccGTCAACGTTGTTGAAAGTCTTTCTGATTCTgacgtaattaattttatgataAAAGGTGGAGTACGTGCATGCACAGCCACACTTCAGACACCAGTATTACaagatttgaaaaaatctaaGAAAAAATATGATCTGGTCATTACCGAAATATTCGGATCTGATTGTATGCTAGGATTTGGACACTTCTTCGACGTACCTACAGTATCTCTTATTACAAGTACACTTTTGCCATGGGCGGCTGAGAGGATCGGAAATCCTGACAATCCATCTTACATACCcagttattttttcagttcTGCTGGCAATTTATATGAGAGGCTTGAAAATACGATTAAGTTATTGCTATCCAAATTTTT GTACGCGTATTTTTCTTCCAaagaatcaaataaaattgcaaaagaattttttggaacaaatatgccaagtttggaaaaattagCTAAAAATACCAGTCTTATCataacaaataactattttagtaGTAAGCAGATTGTTCCTGCGGTACCAAATGTGATTGAAATAGGAGGAATGCACATACGTGAACCTAAAGCGCCATCAAAA TATTTCGAAAATTTGCTTAGTACCGACACGAaaggaataatttatttaacaatggGATCAATGGTTTTGACTGAAACTTTCGACAACGACAAACTCCAAGGAATGTTTGACGCTTTTATGGAACTGCCATATAAAGTTTTATGGAAAGCCGATCGGGAGAAACTTCCAAAAAGTCTAAAAATCCctgaaaatattcatttcgAAAATTGGATGCCACAAATagacattttat GTCATCCCAATGTTAAATTGTTTGTCACACATGGCGGTCTGTTGAGTGATCAAGAGTCTGTTTACTGCGGTGTTCCGAGATTAGGtattccaattttttcagATCAGTTTAACAATATTCGTGCTGCGGAGAAAATGGGACTTGCAATAAAAGTTGCTTATCATGAAATCGGCAAGGAAAAAATACTCAAAGCAGCTCGTAAATTATTGGAAGATCCCGT GTATAAAGAAAATTCTGAGCGAGCCTCCAGATTATTTAAAGATCGTCCGATGTCTCCACTAGATACAGCAGTTTATTGGGTAGAATATGTTATCAGACACCGTGGAGCTTCTCACTTACGAAATGTGGGGGCTGATTTGTCTTGGTATCGTTACTATTTAGGAGATGTTGTTTTATGTATAAGTTTTCTTACATTATTAATGGTCGTTGTTTTTCTGAAGTTTGTCattcttttttga
- the LOC138132516 gene encoding UDP-glycosyltransferase UGT5-like isoform X1, which translates to MHCHFYLFIILTYVVSLQEAANILGISSVPSSSHFFPFQSLLRRLAEKGHNVDIATHFVSRENLEGYEYYDFSNKNRARLLFVKFNWSNKMWSRQICCYSVNINFMKFFYIFRYNQLSLSGSLPLLNNNVSVNVVESLSDSDVINFMIKGGVRACTATLQTPVLQDLKKSKKKYDLVITEIFGSDCMLGFGHFFDVPTVSLITSTLLPWAAERIGNPDNPSYIPSYFFSSAGNLYERLENTIKLLLSKFLYAYFSSKESNKIAKEFFGTNMPSLEKLAKNTSLIITNNYFSSKQIVPAVPNVIEIGGMHIREPKAPSKYFENLLSTDTKGIIYLTMGSMVLTETFDNDKLQGMFDAFMELPYKVLWKADREKLPKSLKIPENIHFENWMPQIDILCHPNVKLFVTHGGLLSDQESVYCGVPRLGIPIFSDQFNNIRAAEKMGLAIKVAYHEIGKEKILKAARKLLEDPVYKENSERASRLFKDRPMSPLDTAVYWVEYVIRHRGASHLRNVGADLSWYRYYLGDVVLCISFLTLLMVVVFLKFVILF; encoded by the exons ATGCATTGCCATTtctatttgtttattattttaacttaCGTGGTGTCACTTCAAGAAGCGGCAAACATTCTTGGTATCTCTTCTGTGCCCTCCAGCAGTCATTTCTTTCCATTCCAGAGTTTGTTGAGACGTCTTGCAGAAAAAGGTCATAATGTAGATATAGCAACGCATTTTGTATCACGTGAGAACCTAGAAGGGTATGAATATTAcgatttttctaataaaaacaGGGCAAGACTTctctttgtaaaatttaattggtcCAACAAAATGTGGAGCAGACAAATATGTTGTTACTCTGTAAATATCAACTTTATGAAattcttttatattttcagATATAATCAGCTTAGTTTGAGTGGAAGCCTTCcccttttaaataataatgtttccGTCAACGTTGTTGAAAGTCTTTCTGATTCTgacgtaattaattttatgataAAAGGTGGAGTACGTGCATGCACAGCCACACTTCAGACACCAGTATTACaagatttgaaaaaatctaaGAAAAAATATGATCTGGTCATTACCGAAATATTCGGATCTGATTGTATGCTAGGATTTGGACACTTCTTCGACGTACCTACAGTATCTCTTATTACAAGTACACTTTTGCCATGGGCGGCTGAGAGGATCGGAAATCCTGACAATCCATCTTACATACCcagttattttttcagttcTGCTGGCAATTTATATGAGAGGCTTGAAAATACGATTAAGTTATTGCTATCCAAATTTTT GTACGCGTATTTTTCTTCCAaagaatcaaataaaattgcaaaagaattttttggaacaaatatgccaagtttggaaaaattagCTAAAAATACCAGTCTTATCataacaaataactattttagtaGTAAGCAGATTGTTCCTGCGGTACCAAATGTGATTGAAATAGGAGGAATGCACATACGTGAACCTAAAGCGCCATCAAAA TATTTCGAAAATTTGCTTAGTACCGACACGAaaggaataatttatttaacaatggGATCAATGGTTTTGACTGAAACTTTCGACAACGACAAACTCCAAGGAATGTTTGACGCTTTTATGGAACTGCCATATAAAGTTTTATGGAAAGCCGATCGGGAGAAACTTCCAAAAAGTCTAAAAATCCctgaaaatattcatttcgAAAATTGGATGCCACAAATagacattttat GTCATCCCAATGTTAAATTGTTTGTCACACATGGCGGTCTGTTGAGTGATCAAGAGTCTGTTTACTGCGGTGTTCCGAGATTAGGtattccaattttttcagATCAGTTTAACAATATTCGTGCTGCGGAGAAAATGGGACTTGCAATAAAAGTTGCTTATCATGAAATCGGCAAGGAAAAAATACTCAAAGCAGCTCGTAAATTATTGGAAGATCCCGT GTATAAAGAAAATTCTGAGCGAGCCTCCAGATTATTTAAAGATCGTCCGATGTCTCCACTAGATACAGCAGTTTATTGGGTAGAATATGTTATCAGACACCGTGGAGCTTCTCACTTACGAAATGTGGGGGCTGATTTGTCTTGGTATCGTTACTATTTAGGAGATGTTGTTTTATGTATAAGTTTTCTTACATTATTAATGGTCGTTGTTTTTCTGAAGTTTGTCattcttttttga
- the LOC138132516 gene encoding UDP-glucosyltransferase 2-like isoform X2, whose amino-acid sequence MHCHFYLFIILTYVVSLQEAANILGISSVPSSSHFFPFQSLLRRLAEKGHNVDIATHFVSRENLEGYNQLSLSGSLPLLNNNVSVNVVESLSDSDVINFMIKGGVRACTATLQTPVLQDLKKSKKKYDLVITEIFGSDCMLGFGHFFDVPTVSLITSTLLPWAAERIGNPDNPSYIPSYFFSSAGNLYERLENTIKLLLSKFLYAYFSSKESNKIAKEFFGTNMPSLEKLAKNTSLIITNNYFSSKQIVPAVPNVIEIGGMHIREPKAPSKYFENLLSTDTKGIIYLTMGSMVLTETFDNDKLQGMFDAFMELPYKVLWKADREKLPKSLKIPENIHFENWMPQIDILCHPNVKLFVTHGGLLSDQESVYCGVPRLGIPIFSDQFNNIRAAEKMGLAIKVAYHEIGKEKILKAARKLLEDPVYKENSERASRLFKDRPMSPLDTAVYWVEYVIRHRGASHLRNVGADLSWYRYYLGDVVLCISFLTLLMVVVFLKFVILF is encoded by the exons ATGCATTGCCATTtctatttgtttattattttaacttaCGTGGTGTCACTTCAAGAAGCGGCAAACATTCTTGGTATCTCTTCTGTGCCCTCCAGCAGTCATTTCTTTCCATTCCAGAGTTTGTTGAGACGTCTTGCAGAAAAAGGTCATAATGTAGATATAGCAACGCATTTTGTATCACGTGAGAACCTAGAAGG ATATAATCAGCTTAGTTTGAGTGGAAGCCTTCcccttttaaataataatgtttccGTCAACGTTGTTGAAAGTCTTTCTGATTCTgacgtaattaattttatgataAAAGGTGGAGTACGTGCATGCACAGCCACACTTCAGACACCAGTATTACaagatttgaaaaaatctaaGAAAAAATATGATCTGGTCATTACCGAAATATTCGGATCTGATTGTATGCTAGGATTTGGACACTTCTTCGACGTACCTACAGTATCTCTTATTACAAGTACACTTTTGCCATGGGCGGCTGAGAGGATCGGAAATCCTGACAATCCATCTTACATACCcagttattttttcagttcTGCTGGCAATTTATATGAGAGGCTTGAAAATACGATTAAGTTATTGCTATCCAAATTTTT GTACGCGTATTTTTCTTCCAaagaatcaaataaaattgcaaaagaattttttggaacaaatatgccaagtttggaaaaattagCTAAAAATACCAGTCTTATCataacaaataactattttagtaGTAAGCAGATTGTTCCTGCGGTACCAAATGTGATTGAAATAGGAGGAATGCACATACGTGAACCTAAAGCGCCATCAAAA TATTTCGAAAATTTGCTTAGTACCGACACGAaaggaataatttatttaacaatggGATCAATGGTTTTGACTGAAACTTTCGACAACGACAAACTCCAAGGAATGTTTGACGCTTTTATGGAACTGCCATATAAAGTTTTATGGAAAGCCGATCGGGAGAAACTTCCAAAAAGTCTAAAAATCCctgaaaatattcatttcgAAAATTGGATGCCACAAATagacattttat GTCATCCCAATGTTAAATTGTTTGTCACACATGGCGGTCTGTTGAGTGATCAAGAGTCTGTTTACTGCGGTGTTCCGAGATTAGGtattccaattttttcagATCAGTTTAACAATATTCGTGCTGCGGAGAAAATGGGACTTGCAATAAAAGTTGCTTATCATGAAATCGGCAAGGAAAAAATACTCAAAGCAGCTCGTAAATTATTGGAAGATCCCGT GTATAAAGAAAATTCTGAGCGAGCCTCCAGATTATTTAAAGATCGTCCGATGTCTCCACTAGATACAGCAGTTTATTGGGTAGAATATGTTATCAGACACCGTGGAGCTTCTCACTTACGAAATGTGGGGGCTGATTTGTCTTGGTATCGTTACTATTTAGGAGATGTTGTTTTATGTATAAGTTTTCTTACATTATTAATGGTCGTTGTTTTTCTGAAGTTTGTCattcttttttga
- the LOC138132516 gene encoding UDP-glucosyltransferase 2-like isoform X4, which yields MIKGGVRACTATLQTPVLQDLKKSKKKYDLVITEIFGSDCMLGFGHFFDVPTVSLITSTLLPWAAERIGNPDNPSYIPSYFFSSAGNLYERLENTIKLLLSKFLYAYFSSKESNKIAKEFFGTNMPSLEKLAKNTSLIITNNYFSSKQIVPAVPNVIEIGGMHIREPKAPSKYFENLLSTDTKGIIYLTMGSMVLTETFDNDKLQGMFDAFMELPYKVLWKADREKLPKSLKIPENIHFENWMPQIDILCHPNVKLFVTHGGLLSDQESVYCGVPRLGIPIFSDQFNNIRAAEKMGLAIKVAYHEIGKEKILKAARKLLEDPVYKENSERASRLFKDRPMSPLDTAVYWVEYVIRHRGASHLRNVGADLSWYRYYLGDVVLCISFLTLLMVVVFLKFVILF from the exons atgataAAAGGTGGAGTACGTGCATGCACAGCCACACTTCAGACACCAGTATTACaagatttgaaaaaatctaaGAAAAAATATGATCTGGTCATTACCGAAATATTCGGATCTGATTGTATGCTAGGATTTGGACACTTCTTCGACGTACCTACAGTATCTCTTATTACAAGTACACTTTTGCCATGGGCGGCTGAGAGGATCGGAAATCCTGACAATCCATCTTACATACCcagttattttttcagttcTGCTGGCAATTTATATGAGAGGCTTGAAAATACGATTAAGTTATTGCTATCCAAATTTTT GTACGCGTATTTTTCTTCCAaagaatcaaataaaattgcaaaagaattttttggaacaaatatgccaagtttggaaaaattagCTAAAAATACCAGTCTTATCataacaaataactattttagtaGTAAGCAGATTGTTCCTGCGGTACCAAATGTGATTGAAATAGGAGGAATGCACATACGTGAACCTAAAGCGCCATCAAAA TATTTCGAAAATTTGCTTAGTACCGACACGAaaggaataatttatttaacaatggGATCAATGGTTTTGACTGAAACTTTCGACAACGACAAACTCCAAGGAATGTTTGACGCTTTTATGGAACTGCCATATAAAGTTTTATGGAAAGCCGATCGGGAGAAACTTCCAAAAAGTCTAAAAATCCctgaaaatattcatttcgAAAATTGGATGCCACAAATagacattttat GTCATCCCAATGTTAAATTGTTTGTCACACATGGCGGTCTGTTGAGTGATCAAGAGTCTGTTTACTGCGGTGTTCCGAGATTAGGtattccaattttttcagATCAGTTTAACAATATTCGTGCTGCGGAGAAAATGGGACTTGCAATAAAAGTTGCTTATCATGAAATCGGCAAGGAAAAAATACTCAAAGCAGCTCGTAAATTATTGGAAGATCCCGT GTATAAAGAAAATTCTGAGCGAGCCTCCAGATTATTTAAAGATCGTCCGATGTCTCCACTAGATACAGCAGTTTATTGGGTAGAATATGTTATCAGACACCGTGGAGCTTCTCACTTACGAAATGTGGGGGCTGATTTGTCTTGGTATCGTTACTATTTAGGAGATGTTGTTTTATGTATAAGTTTTCTTACATTATTAATGGTCGTTGTTTTTCTGAAGTTTGTCattcttttttga
- the LOC138132521 gene encoding UDP-glycosyltransferase UGT5-like — translation MRLFVYFFVAICVLPFYDAANILGVFPLPGKSHFVMFERLMKRLAEKGHNVDVATHFPSKEVPEGYNQLSLVGSLPSMVSNLSINVFDGFSHYDMVHFMTKICGVDACAATLQTPVLQNLKTTKKKYDLLVTEIFGSDCMLGFGHMFNMPTVSLVSSIPLPWATDRIGNPDNPSYIPNYFVPSAARMSLFERLENTLILLISKYLYSHFSSKESNQIAREFFGPDIPTLEDLALNTSLILFNSHFSINNARPAVPNFIEVGGLHIREPKPLSKYFENLLTSNTKGIIYLTMGSMILTETFDPDKLQGLFDAFAELPYKVLWKANRERFPKGLTIPKNIHFENWMPQIDILCHPNVKLFVSHGGLMGSQEAVYCGVPRLGIPLFADQVNNIRAAEKMGLAVKVEYKEINKQTILTAARKLLEDPKYKQNSEQASKEFKDRPLSPLDTAVFWVEYVIRHNGAPQLRIVGADLPWYQYYLVDVAIILFISFFAFLTVLVFVTKFIIRFIYDGRKEKHD, via the exons ATGCGTCTCTtcgtatatttttttgttgcaatttgTGTATTACCGTTTTATGACGCGGCTAATATTCTCGGTGTCTTTCCGTTACCCGGTAAAAGTCACTTTGTGATGTTCGAACGTTTGATGAAACGACTGGCAGAAAAAGGACACAATGTGGATGTCGCAACACATTTTCCTTCGAAAGAAGTCCCAGAAGg atacAACCAACTTAGTTTAGTCGGAAGTCTTCCTAGTATGGTTAGCAATCTCTCCATCAACGTTTTTGATGGTTTCTCTCACTATGACATGGTTCATTTTATGACAAAAATATGTGGAGTGGATGCATGTGCGGCCACACTTCAAACCCCAGtattacaaaatttgaaaacaaccAAGAAAAAATATGATCTTCTCGTTACCGAAATTTTTGGGTCAGATTGTATGCTAGGATTTGGACATATGTTCAACATGCCTACGGTCTCTCTAGTCAGTAGTATACCGCTACCATGGGCCACTGACAGAATCGGAAATCCCGACAACCCATCTTACATACCCAATTATTTTGTTCCTTCGGCTGCCAGAATGAGTTTATTTGAGCGACTTGAAAATACGCTCATACTGttaatatcaaaatattt GTATTCACATTTCTCTTCTAAAGaatcgaaccaaattgcaAGAGAATTTTTCGGACCAGATATACCCACTTTGGAGGATCTAGCTCTCAACACTAGtctcattttatttaacagCCATTTCAGTATCAACAACGCTAGACCTGCAGTTCCGAATTTTATTGAAGTTGGAGGACTCCACATAAGGGAACCTAAACCTTTGTCAAAA taCTTTGAAAATTTGCTGACCAGTAACACTAAAggcataatttatttaacaatggGATCGATGATTCTGACTGAAACCTTCGACCCAGACAAGCTACAAGGACTGTTTGACGCTTTTGCGGAGTTACCCTACAAAGTTTTGTGGAAAGCAAATCGAGAAAGGTTCCCCAAAGGGTTAACAATTCCGAAAAACATCCACTTCGAAAACTGGATGCCCCAAATAGACATCCTGT GTCATCCCAACGTTAAATTGTTTGTGTCTCACGGTGGTTTGATGGGTAGTCAAGAAGCTGTCTATTGTGGCGTTCCTCGATTAGGAATTCCTCTTTTCGCGGATCAGGTAAACAATATTCGCGCCGCTGAGAAAATGGGATTAGCTGTTAAAGTTGAGTACAAAGAAATCAACAAACAAACAATACTCACTGCAGCTCGGAAACTATTGGAAGATCCTAa GTACAAGCAAAACTCTGAACAAGCATCTAAAGAGTTTAAAGATCGTCCACTATCTCCGTTAGACACTGCGGTCTTCTGGGTGGAATATGTGATAAGACACAATGGAGCACCTCAGCTTCGAATTGTTGGGGCTGATTTGCCTTGGTATCAGTATTATTTGGTCGACGTTGccatcattttatttattagttttttCGCATTCTTAACTGTTCTTGTTTTTGTTACAAAGTTCATCATCCGTTTTATATATGACGGTCGTAAAGAAAAACACGATTAA